In Anthocerotibacter panamensis C109, the sequence TGAGTTGTCTCTTTCCTCCTGCCCATTTTAGGAAAGGTCTTACTAAGGCGTTGGGTTTTCTACTTTTCTCCACATGCAACCCTTTAAAGCTTTCTCCAATTATTGTAGGGCCTGCGGTGGATGTAGAGCCTTCCGGCTGCCATGCTTCACGCCTAAGGGTGAGGCAGCGTGGTTCCCCAGAAACTAATCTGGCGGCACATCCTAGGAACTTTTGTCATGATTCAAATCATCGCCTGCGAGCGTTCCTCTGGCCCAAATCCCCGTGCCCTACGTCGCTCAGACCTCATCCCGGCAGTGGTCTACGGTCATCGCGGAACCCAAGCGCAGTCTCTAGTCTTGAATAGGCTGGAGGCGGAGAAATTACTCAAGAAGGTGACGGTCAATAACACCCGCTTCCAGTTGCAGGTCGAGGATGGGTGGGGTGGAACGGTTGTCCTGCGCGAAGTACAGCGTGATTATGCGCGCAGCCAACTACAACATCTGAGTTTCTTCGCCATTGCCGGACACCGCCACGTCCATTTAGAGTTACCGCTCCTCTACCTAGGTGAGCCTGAGAACATGGGAACCCAAGGGGTTCTCGAGAAAGTTCTGACACGAATTCCTGTAATTGCTCGCTCTGACGCGATGCCTGAAGCTATTGAAGTGGACGTGAGCCACTTGGAGATGGGCGCTATTCTTACCCTATCTGACCTAATGCTGCCCTCCGGCGTTGAGGCGATAGGGAACCCGGAACTGGTCGTCGCCCACGTTGTTCCCTCCTCTACCACCCTAGAACTGAACGCTCTCAGCACTCCCCTCCTTGAAGAAGAGGCTTCCGCAGTCCCCGCCATCCGCGAAAAAAGCAGTTTTGCCTAGAGTGAAGCCTGCTCTGACTCCAGAAACTTACGCACGAGGGTCAGGGCTGTCTGCACTGTGCGTTCGAGTAATCCGGTGTCCACCTGAACATCTCCCGGCTGGTGATAGTTTGGTTCTTCGCCGCGATAGAAGAAGATGGCTGGGACTCCTGCGCGAATGAATGAGGCATGGTCACTGCGTTGGTTGTCTGGAAAAACGGTCAAAGCCGGGTCCACCCGACGGGCAAAAGCGGTCAAATGGTCTGTCCCACCAACCAGGAGTTTTTCGTTGACCCCGACCATATCAAAGTTAAGCATCGCCCCCAACCCTTTCAGCAAGCCTGCCGGAGCCTGCTCCACAAAAGCCTGTGACCCTTCCAACCCATCTTCCTCCCCATCAAAAGCCAAAAACCAGCAGACGCGGGCGGTGGAAGTACCCGCGAGGCGGCGGGCTAGATTGAGGACGACAGCGGTCCCGGAGGCATTGTCATTGGCTCCCGGAGAACCGGGGACAGAGTCATAGTGCCCCCCCAGCAAGATTCGGGGGCGGTCTATACCCGGCAGGTGGGCAATCAGGTTTTGCCCTTTGATCACCTCTCGGCGCGTGCTGACCGCTAGGGTCGCAGTGGTAGGAGGGTTCTGTAGGAGTGGACGTCCCCGCACGCCCGAGAGGGCAAAGACGGGGATCTCCACAGGCTCATTGAGCAAGCCCAATAATTCCCCCGCCTCCGAGTTGACAACAATGAGGCCCACGGCTCCCGCCTGAGCAGCATTATGGGCTTTTTCGGTGAAGTGGATCTCCCCGCGCCGGACCAGAGCTAGAGCGCCCTTGACCGAGACCCGAGCAAAGTCGGCGGGTCTGCCCGCATTGGGGACGAGGACCAACGGTGCTGTGATCTTGCCCCCTACCGAATTGGTCAGAGCTAGCCCATTGATGCGGGTGTCCTTGACCATGAGGCTGGAGCCCAAATCGTCAAACTTGGTATAGGTAAAAGGTTGAACGACAGCATCATATCCCGCTTGGCGGTACTGGTTGAGCAGATAATCCAGTGCCTGCCGCCCCTGCGGGGTCCCCGCCACCCGTGGGCCGAAGGTGACCAACCGCGATAGATCCGTGGCGGCTTGCTTAGATGCGGCAGTCTCGGCTCGGACCATCAGGGTCAAGGCCAAGACGAGCATCAGCCCCCAGCAGAAACGGGCCAAAGAAGACCGGTGATGCAGTAGTTTAGGCATGGCTCAGAGGTTAAGGCGAGCGAGGTCGCGCTTGACCTCAAAAACCAGATGGGCATTGTCCGGCTCCAAGTCCAGTGCCCGAGTGAGATAGACCTTGGCCTGACGGTAATCCCCCCGATAGATCAACGCATTACCTAGACGCTGACAGGCAAGGGCCAACTGATGTTGGATTGCTTTGTCCTGGGGGAACTGTTGGAGGAGGGCTTCAGCCTGTGTGATGGCGACGGTATACTGCCGGTTCTTGAGGGCCTGCTTCACCTGCTGGAGTCCCTGTTTCAGCTCCTGCTGGGCACCTGTAGGCCGCAGCGGGCTGGTCCTGAAGACAATGCCAGGACCTGGAGGTGCAGGTTCGGACATGGGCTTGGGGCGGCGCTCCTCTTGGAAGCGCTGGTCATAGGCGTAGCGCTGCTGGGGATCGCTCAGGGTTTGATAGGCTTCGTTGATCTCCTGAAACCGCCGCTGAGAAGCCGGACCCGCCACATCCGGGTGATATTTCCGGGCAAGGCGATGAAAGGCTTGTTTGATGGCTTCGGGACTGGCCGTAGGGGCTAATTCCAAGAGGCTGTAATAGTCCACGAAGGGTGTCATAAGGTCCCCAACAACCATGTGGCTCCAGTTTAACAGCGATTAAACTGGAAGAAGAAAAAGTAGGAGTTGTCACCGTGAGTGAGCAAACAGGAGCAGAGGAAAGCAACAGCCCCCCCGAGGCTGTGGTCGTTGTCGAGCCCGGTCCCGTCACCAAGTTGCTTCTAGAAAAAGGCTTGGCGGTTGAGTTCGAGGGTTTTGACCAGCTCCAGATCGAAATCGTCAAAGTCCCACCCCAAGAGCTTCTGGCAGTGGGTCGCGTGCTCTTCGACCAAGGCTACAACTACCTGCGCAACCAGTACGCCTACGACGCCGCTCCAGGCGGTGCTTTGGTCAGTGGCTACGACCTGACTCAGGTGACGGATGCTGCCTCCCATCCCCCCGAAGTGCGCCTCAAGGTCTACCTTGACCGCCAGAACCCAGTGGTACCCTCGGTCTATTGGATCTGGAAGGCAGCGGACTTTCAGGAGCGCGAGTCCTACGACATGTACGGAATCCTCTACGAAGGGCACCCAAACCTCAAGCGCATTCTCATGCCCGAGGACTGGGTCGGCTGGCCGATGCGCAAGGACTACATCACCCCTGATTTCTACGAATTACAGGATGCCTATTGATAGCCTTGGTCTAACCCTCCAGCTACAATTGATCAATTAACCCGCAGTGCGGGGCTACTTTCTTTGAGGCTGGGATGGAATTCACACTACACGACACTCCGCTGCTGGCATACCAGGGGGACGGTCTGGCCGTAGGGCTCTTTGAGGGCCAGACCAGCCTTGCAGGTGAACTGGCGCAACTGGATGACAAACTCTGCGGCCAGTTGACGGAGGTTATCGCCGAGGAAGGATTCAAGGGTAAAGCTGCGAGCAAAGTCACCCTCAGAACCGCCCCCGGTTGGCCCATCAGGAAAGTAATCCTGGTCGGGCTGGGGCCAGTCGAAAAGTACACCCGCGACACAGCCCGTCAAGCTGCCGCTAATGCCGCACGCGCCGCCCAAAGCCTCAAATGTAAAACGCTGGCTTTGAGCCTCCCCGTCGCTACAAATCCGGCAGTGATGCTCCAGGCCGCAGTAGAAGGGGCTGGCCTCGCTCTCCACACATTCGACCGCTTCAAATCCCAGTCAACATCTGACGAAGAAGGTCCCTCGAACGGGCTACAAACAGTCACGCTGTTAGGTTCTGCCTCAGCGCCCATTGTTCCTGCGGCCCAAGCCATTGTCAGCGGGACGCTCCTCGCCCGCGAACTGGTCTCCTCCCCAGCCAACTACGTCACCCCTGAGTGCCTCGCCACCGAGGCTCAGACCATCGCCCGCGACTTCGGGCTCACATGCAAGATTCTAGAACGCGAAGACTGCGCTGCCCTCGGTATGGGTGCTTTTCTGGGAGTTGCGCAGGGTTCAGATATGCCGCCTAAATTTATTCACCTTACCTATACCGGATCAGGGGAGATTACCCGTCGCCTCGCTATTGTCGGCAAGGGCCTAACGTTTGATTCGGGCGGCCTCTCGATCAAGTCTGCTAAGGGCATGGAGTTGATGAAGTTTGACATGGGCGGGGCTGCTGCGACCCTGGGGGCTGCTCGTGCGCTCGGAGAACTCAAGCCTCCAGGAGTCCAGGTTCACTTTATCGTAGCGGCTACCGAGAACATGCCCTCAGGCAAAGCCATCCATCCCGGCGATATCTTGACAGCTAGTAATGGTAAAACCATCGAAGTCGATAACACCGATGCCGAAGGCCGTCTCACGCTGGCTGATTCTCTTGTCTATGCCGAAGGTTTGGGTGTGGACGCGATAGTGGACCTCGCCACGTTGACAGGAGCCTGTATGGTTGCACTGGGCAATGATGTAGCAGGCTTGTTCAGCGAAAACGCCGAGTTGACCGAGGCCATCCAAGCCGCCGCCCAGGCTGCTGGAGAAAAAGTCTGGCCGATGCCCATGGATGTGCCCTACTTCGAGTCGATGAAGTCCATTGTCGCGGACATGAAAAACATCGGAGGGCAGTACGGCGGGGCTATCACGGCTGCGCTGTTCCTCAAGCAGTTTGTAGCTAAGACGCCTTGGGTCCACCTCGACATCGCGGGTCCGGTCTGGTCCGACAAGCAAAAAGGCTACATC encodes:
- a CDS encoding 50S ribosomal protein L25 produces the protein MIQIIACERSSGPNPRALRRSDLIPAVVYGHRGTQAQSLVLNRLEAEKLLKKVTVNNTRFQLQVEDGWGGTVVLREVQRDYARSQLQHLSFFAIAGHRHVHLELPLLYLGEPENMGTQGVLEKVLTRIPVIARSDAMPEAIEVDVSHLEMGAILTLSDLMLPSGVEAIGNPELVVAHVVPSSTTLELNALSTPLLEEEASAVPAIREKSSFA
- a CDS encoding NAD(P)H-quinone oxidoreductase subunit J, whose protein sequence is MSEQTGAEESNSPPEAVVVVEPGPVTKLLLEKGLAVEFEGFDQLQIEIVKVPPQELLAVGRVLFDQGYNYLRNQYAYDAAPGGALVSGYDLTQVTDAASHPPEVRLKVYLDRQNPVVPSVYWIWKAADFQERESYDMYGILYEGHPNLKRILMPEDWVGWPMRKDYITPDFYELQDAY
- a CDS encoding M28 family peptidase produces the protein MPKLLHHRSSLARFCWGLMLVLALTLMVRAETAASKQAATDLSRLVTFGPRVAGTPQGRQALDYLLNQYRQAGYDAVVQPFTYTKFDDLGSSLMVKDTRINGLALTNSVGGKITAPLVLVPNAGRPADFARVSVKGALALVRRGEIHFTEKAHNAAQAGAVGLIVVNSEAGELLGLLNEPVEIPVFALSGVRGRPLLQNPPTTATLAVSTRREVIKGQNLIAHLPGIDRPRILLGGHYDSVPGSPGANDNASGTAVVLNLARRLAGTSTARVCWFLAFDGEEDGLEGSQAFVEQAPAGLLKGLGAMLNFDMVGVNEKLLVGGTDHLTAFARRVDPALTVFPDNQRSDHASFIRAGVPAIFFYRGEEPNYHQPGDVQVDTGLLERTVQTALTLVRKFLESEQASL
- a CDS encoding tetratricopeptide repeat protein; the encoded protein is MTPFVDYYSLLELAPTASPEAIKQAFHRLARKYHPDVAGPASQRRFQEINEAYQTLSDPQQRYAYDQRFQEERRPKPMSEPAPPGPGIVFRTSPLRPTGAQQELKQGLQQVKQALKNRQYTVAITQAEALLQQFPQDKAIQHQLALACQRLGNALIYRGDYRQAKVYLTRALDLEPDNAHLVFEVKRDLARLNL
- a CDS encoding leucyl aminopeptidase; translation: MEFTLHDTPLLAYQGDGLAVGLFEGQTSLAGELAQLDDKLCGQLTEVIAEEGFKGKAASKVTLRTAPGWPIRKVILVGLGPVEKYTRDTARQAAANAARAAQSLKCKTLALSLPVATNPAVMLQAAVEGAGLALHTFDRFKSQSTSDEEGPSNGLQTVTLLGSASAPIVPAAQAIVSGTLLARELVSSPANYVTPECLATEAQTIARDFGLTCKILEREDCAALGMGAFLGVAQGSDMPPKFIHLTYTGSGEITRRLAIVGKGLTFDSGGLSIKSAKGMELMKFDMGGAAATLGAARALGELKPPGVQVHFIVAATENMPSGKAIHPGDILTASNGKTIEVDNTDAEGRLTLADSLVYAEGLGVDAIVDLATLTGACMVALGNDVAGLFSENAELTEAIQAAAQAAGEKVWPMPMDVPYFESMKSIVADMKNIGGQYGGAITAALFLKQFVAKTPWVHLDIAGPVWSDKQKGYINKGGTGFGVRTLVAWVLGT